gtttgtggcgttttgtaaacagagggcatcaaaaatcgcacgagaaagccggcagccttccgtgagtctcggcgcaatttatagacagtgtgaccTATGGCTTGAGGGGTCTCCACCACCATGCTAACAGCACCATTTTTGGAAGGAAATTCTGCAACTTCCTCATGACAGGTTTACTTCTGTGACTGGCCTTCTTTGTAATCCACATTTCTGACCTGTAGTGAAGATCTCCTTGAACAAGCAAGAGTAATAGAACCCAAGGCTGTTACTTCCATTTTATACACAGCTGATACTGAAATTGAAGCAAaaattgaagcaaataaatactATTACATTAGTGACCAATATCACAGCACAGAAGGTAGTATGACAGAAACATTgtggtatacacacacacacatttcttttaaCCCATTATTGTCTCTGGATGAAGATTTTGCCATTCTTTGGAGCACTTTCAAAACCTGCCAAATCTATTTAGCCAAGAATAACTGTGAGCTGAGTCAGCATATTGACAGGTTTCTATCATTCCACCTTTAGGTCTTGTTGAAAATATTGCTGTTTGTCTCCAGGTTTGACTTAATTTTGCCCTTTGCGGGGTGAGGTATTCTCTGGAAAAAAGGaggttttcctcttcttttttttttactttggccTTTTGTGTGTTAGGCTGCTATAATGCTTTGAGACCCTGTTTTTTTATTCCTATATAGCTGAGTTATTTTCCCTCTTTAACTGCTCCACtctttttcatcagtggaaaaagctggttgaatccaacccTTGCCTGGGCTCTAGCTGGATACTGAGCTTTGATTGGGCTCATAAAGGCCACATCCAGAAATGATACAGGGAAACAactagtttgttttttttaaaaaagcatcagaAGTATGAATGGTCAGTTCTTATAATCATTAAAATAGGTTACcctacttatttttatatagcaTCACACACAGGATTTCAATAATCCATTCAGACTTAAGATATGTATCATATGTGATAATAGTACATTTTATTAATTTCTTAAATGCCAGATTTTTATTATCAGAGATCACAAAGTGTAGCACTCCCATGCATCAAGAAAACCTGTGTATTATGTATGTGGTGTGCCCCTTTCTGAGTACAAATAAGGTTATTGGCAATAGTTACTCACTTCTCTGATAACATGCTTATTATTATAAGGCACCTCAGATATGACCTACCCTAACCACCAGGAACATTTATAAACATTGCAATATTGTAATAAGATGAAGGGAGGTAACAATCTCCTCAATTTAATACTGCATGGATTAACATCATAAAAGCAACTGTGTGCACCTGTTGTGCAAAAAAAGAACTTGGTTAATCACAGGTCAGGAGGACATAACATTGGTTCACCAACAGACACAGTAATAGTATAGGCAGGTGAATAGAAAGTGCTATGGAGGCTCATGTAAAATGCTAAACGCAACACTTCAACAGCATACAGGATATCCGGGAAGATGACATGGGCAATGGGCACAGAAGAGCGAGTCGAGGTGTCAAGCCACAATTCCAGATTTGTATAATTGAGGCCCTTACAGAAGATACTCTCTTGCTTGTAGAAACGCACAGGAGCCAGATCTGCAGAGTCAGGGAAGCTTGTGGTAGAAGAGATTCCATCGATAAAATGTGCTGCCATTTTGAAGTCGCCATTGGCAAAGGGGGGCATGTCATTTCGTGTCTCTCTTTGGAAAATGATTTTGCTCTTCTTTTGGGAGATAGGAAGTATGCAGATCTCTGTTTGGGAAGTGGTGTTCTCAAAGAAGATCCACACACAAGGATCCAAGCTCTTCCTTCCACAGTGATCCCATCCATCTTCACTGTTATCTATATGGCATCTGTACACACTGTGCCCGTATTTGGCACACCGGTAATTAGAGTGGCAGGGCAAACCTGTGGGAGTCATATCATGGAATGGGGAACATTTTTGAGGACCATGAGCTGTGTTACACTGGAAATAACCTACAGTTGCATCGAGTCTGCAGTCATTGATACACTCGTTGTTTTCCTGGGAATATTCAAGGTGCTCCCGCTGGGCTATCAATCCACAGTAGTGCCAACTGCCATCTTTAAAGAAGCAGCTGCGGTACGAAGAACCCCAATAGTCACATGGTGTGGCACAGGTTTTGCCTGAAGCTCCCAAGCCTTCTTCTAAGGAACAGTAGTCCCATTCTTTTCCACTGCCCCCTCTTTGCTGACACCAAGTGTAGGCATAGCCATGATACCCACAAGCCTTTTGGCATACTCCACCATAACTTGtataatgaataataaaatgGGAGATGGTGAATGGGACAATGGAAGAGAATAAAAGCAGAGCCCCGAGATTACTCAGCATCTTCTTTAGATCCTGAAATGCAAAAGGTTCTGTTAACTACTATTCCAAAAGCATATCTCACCCCTATCATCTCTTTCCATCCTTAATACTCATCTCCTTGTTATGTGTTCATAAAATTTGTTCTAATGTGCTTATTTTTTAAGATTCTGTAACCTGCCTTCAACCATTCAAGAACAGGGTAAAGGCAATCTAAATCAATCAAAGAATAAACtgtgtggggtggggtaggggagaTGGGCAGCAAGCAAATTTGCAGTTATACATTCCCGGGTCCACAACCCTGGGTAGAGCATTCTCATGATCAGCCTGAAAAATACTGAGAGCTAAAATGATAGCAAGACAGTTGTTAAAGCTCTCAGTCATCCAAACCTAATCTGGACTTTGAATGTACTTCAAGATTACCTGTTAGTTGGCTAGATTTGAAAATGAACACAGATTTTGCTACACCTACGGTCAAAATACTTTTATTCAGCTTGGAATCTGCAAGACTACCAAAACTAGACTCTATGCCTGTGAAAAATAGTGTGCATTTGAGTGGCTGAATGCCAACATGCAACCAGGCTGTATGACCTGCATTGCATCATTGCTTGATTGTTTGACAGGTGTGCAGAGATGCACATATTCTTTAGTTTTGTGTAGTCCTTTGTTGGgccacattttattttagtttgcaCCTCTTCGTGCTTGTGCAAATCTTTGCACAAAACACATATACAAAGACTGCAGAATGCCCTGTCCACAGCAGCTGACCCAGTACTAATTTAGCTTTGGGCAACTGGAGAAAAGTTCCTTATTTCCTGGGGATTTCATTGagctttttaaaagaactttgCCTTCTTTTTTGACTGCCCGGAGGGCTAAATAATGCATttgaatttttaaagaactgggtCCAGGTTTTCCTGATCCATCTTGGGTTTCCTGCAGCCTCACAGCaactgtggggaatggctttttaaaaataacagagagCCCATCTGAGGCTTGGAATGCTGCGGAGGGGGTGGGCTCTCTTGCCTTGCCCTCGctaagccatttccccatgccaAAACAGCACTGGtggggagttatttccccattttttgctgttccatgtgCACATAATACTCCATGGGGAGcagcagaaaaaaaggaaataacactccccacccccaagctgtttcggcatggggaaatggcttgttgggaaggcagaagcACTTTCGCTCCCCATGGTGGCACTGAGGCCAAACAGGctcttctttgtttttaaaaagctgccgtGTGGCCGAGGGGACCCATCTCTTTAAAATCCCACATGTCTTGTTTGACCCTGATTGCAGTTAGTTTTGAATGTCATTTTCTTCTACTTGTATCGGAatgcccttctgctgcttttttttGTGTTGCTCATTTTATTATAGCCTGTTGCTTAATTGCTGTATAACTCTTTCATATTTTTAACTTTGGCTGTTGGTTTAACTAGTGTTGTGAGCCACTGAGAGCTTTTTGAACAGAGGGCAGATAATAAATATTttgaagaaatgaaatgaaatgaataaggAGCATACATGAATGGTTGATCAGGCAGTTGCTTGCAAGTAGAATCACCTACAGGTAGGTAGGTACTCCTGCTTGCCATTTTAAGCAATAACTGGACAATGTTTTTCACAACTCTAGACATAAAAAGAGGCATTCTGAAAAAGTTAATAAGGTTCAACTTCTGACCTTCCCCCTTAAAGCGAGCAAACAAACCAACAAGCACAGAGTTTTATCAGGAACATCATTGGTAGCAAAGGCAGTTGTGATATTTTGGGGGACAATAGCTGCTTATGAATGAATGTATTTAAGATACTTATGTACCCTGCCTGTCTCCTTACCCAGTCAGGGCCAAGGGTGATTTAACATATCAACAATACAATCCAAAAATAACCATTTATTAAAATCtttaaaacacatcattaaaacagataAGCCAGGTCCACATCTACTGCCTGGGAAACTTCCCCATACCCTCCTATTAAATAGTTCATAGGGGTAGGTACCTGCCTCTCACCTTCTGGGAGGTTGTTCCAGAGCAGTGGACCAGCATTTAAAAAGGCCCCAGCCATAGGAAGCCTAAGCCACTTCAAGGAGACCCAGTGGTGCAGAAGGTTCATGCCAGGAGAGATGTTCTGGTGGCTGATTGTTGTGACAGCATGACCTGCCTTTCTTCTCATTTATGGCATCAGCAATCACACCATTGCATATTTGACTGACACAAACGGCTTCAATGGCTTCCAGAGCAAAAGACAAAATTGTCCTAACAGAACAAAATATATTGTTATGGCCACTGGTTGGCCATTCCTTTGTTAAGCTAATGACCCAGGATGGTCAGCTAATTGTTAGGTGCTAATCTCTGTATAGTTCTATAGCTCTCAAGCACCCTTCAGAACCTGGAGAGAGTAACATAAACCTGAAAGGAGGGTATGTATGGGTAGGAGTCTGTGTAGAAAGTGCAGGTTATGTTGGGAACATAGAGAATGGGACAGTAGATTAAGCAGAGATTGGCTGGAAGTGAAAGACTT
Above is a window of Eublepharis macularius isolate TG4126 chromosome 11, MPM_Emac_v1.0, whole genome shotgun sequence DNA encoding:
- the LOC129337261 gene encoding uncharacterized protein LOC129337261; this encodes MLSNLGALLLFSSIVPFTISHFIIHYTSYGGVCQKACGYHGYAYTWCQQRGGSGKEWDYCSLEEGLGASGKTCATPCDYWGSSYRSCFFKDGSWHYCGLIAQREHLEYSQENNECINDCRLDATVGYFQCNTAHGPQKCSPFHDMTPTGLPCHSNYRCAKYGHSVYRCHIDNSEDGWDHCGRKSLDPCVWIFFENTTSQTEICILPISQKKSKIIFQRETRNDMPPFANGDFKMAAHFIDGISSTTSFPDSADLAPVRFYKQESIFCKGLNYTNLELWLDTSTRSSVPIAHVIFPDILYAVEVLRLAFYMSLHSTFYSPAYTITVSVGEPMLCPPDL